A window of the Lolium perenne isolate Kyuss_39 chromosome 7, Kyuss_2.0, whole genome shotgun sequence genome harbors these coding sequences:
- the LOC127315026 gene encoding AP2-like ethylene-responsive transcription factor AIL5, with translation MDMDMSSTTHPHHWLSFSLSNNYNHGLLEALSSSSSGHHLHGGEGPVDEVPKMEDFLGGVGGSGSTTAEDHVGCGELGSIAAGFMHRYTAPEMPENTGAVTVAAAATDVVESDQARRPAESFGQRTSIYRGVTRHRWTGRYEAHLWDNSCRREGQSRKGRQVYLGGYDKEEKAARAYDMAALKYWGPTTTTNFPVSNYEKELEEMKPMTRQEFIASLRRKSSGFSRGASIYRGVTRHHQHGRWQARIGRVAGNKDLYLGTFSTQEEAAEAYDIAAIKFRGLNAVTNFDMSRYDVESILSSDLPVGGGAAARASKFQSDPSPIASVASPDMLPPSEKDYWSLLALHYQQQQQHQLQQQQQYPASAFETYGSGVNVDFTMGTSSHSSSNANGGAVWAGATGHQDGSIRQSNSYSNNIPYASMVSGSAAGYEGSTGNNGTWVTSNPSTAPQFYNYLFGME, from the exons ATGGACATGGACATGAGCTCGACTACCCACCCTCACCACTGGCTCTCCTTCTCCCTCTCCAACAATTACAACCATGGCCTCCTCGAGGCCTTGTCCAGCTCTTCCTCCGGCCATCACCTTCATG GAGGGGAGGGACCAGTGGATGAGGTGCCTAAGATGGAGGACTTCCTTGGCGGGGTGGGCGGCTCCGGCTCAACGACCGCGGAAGACCATGTCGGGTGCGGCGAGCTGGGTAGTATCGCTGCCGGGTTCATGCACAGGTATACGGCGCCTGAGATGCCGGAGAACACCGGCGCGGTGACCGTTGCGGCTGCGGCTACCGACGTGGTGGAGTCCGATCAGGCGAGGAGGCCTGCCGAGTCGTTCGGCCAGCGCACGTCCATCTACCGCGGCGTCACCAG GCACCGGTGGACGGGGAGGTATGAGGCGCACCTGTGGGACAACAGCTGCCGCCGGGAAGGCCAAAGCCGCAAAGGCCGCCAAG TTTACCTAG GTGGCTATGACAAGGAGGAGAAGGCTGCGAGGGCTTACGACATGGCTGCGCTCAAGTACTGGGGCCCGACCACCACGACCAACTTCCCG GTGTCCAACTACGAGAAGGAGCTGGAGGAGATGAAGCCCATGACGCGGCAAGAGTTCATCGCGTCCCTGCGCAG GAAGAGTAGCGGCTTCTCACGAGGGGCATCCATCTACAGAGGAGTTACAAG GCATCATCAGCATGGCAGGTGGCAGGCGAGGATCGGCAGGGTGGCCGGAAACAAGGACCTGTACTTGGGGACTTTCA GTACCCAGGAGGAGGCAGCCGAGGCGTATGACATCGCGGCGATCAAGTTCCGCGGGCTCAACGCTGTGACCAACTTCGACATGAGCCGCTACGACGTTGAGAGCATCCTCAGCAGCGACCTGCCAGTCGGGGGCGGGGCGGCCGCCCGTGCCTCCAAGTTCCAGTCAGATCCATCACCGATCGCCAGCGTGGCGTCACCCGACATGCTGCCGCCTTCAGAGAAGGACTACTGGTCCCTGCTTGCCCTGCACtaccagcaacagcagcagcaccaACTCCAACAGCAACAGCAGTACCCTGCCTCTGCATTTGAGACCTACGGCTCCGGTGTGAACGTCGACTTCACAATGGGCACGAGCAGCCACAGCAGCAGCAACGCTAACGGTGGCGCCGTGTGGGCTGGTGCGACGGGACACCAGGACGGCAGCATCAGGCAGAGCAACAGCTACTCCAACAACATTCCTTATGCTTCCATGGTGTCAGGGTCAGCAGCTGGGTACGAGGGCTCCACCGGCAACAATGGAACCTGGGTCACCAGCAACCCAAGCACGGCTCCTCAGTTCTACAACTATCTGTTTGGCATGGAGTAG